In Schistocerca piceifrons isolate TAMUIC-IGC-003096 chromosome 9, iqSchPice1.1, whole genome shotgun sequence, the following proteins share a genomic window:
- the LOC124717084 gene encoding cuticle protein 65 — translation MKVLAIVVLALAAVAFAEEEKKQEKRGLLGLGYGGYGGYGGYGGYGHGLALAAAPAAIAAPAIAHAPAVAVAAAPAIAHAPAVAVAPAIAHAPAALSTVSQVSYGTTHYAPAVAKVAAPVAVAAPAIAAAPAIAAAPAIGLGYGYGHGLGYGHGLGLGYAAAAPAVSLGYGGYGHGLSLGYGHH, via the exons atgaaggtccTG GCTATCGTAGTGCTGGCTCTGGCCGCCGTGGCCTTTGCTGAGGAGGAGAAGAAGCAGGAGAAGCGAGGCCTGCTGGGTCTGGGATACGGAGGCTACGGAGGATATGGAGGATATGGAGGCTACGGACACGGCCTGGCCctggccgccgcccccgcagccatCGCCGCCCCCGCCATCGCGCACGCCCCCGCAGTCGCCGTCGCAGCCGCCCCCGCCATCGCTCACGCCCCCGCAGTGGCTGTTGCCCCAGCCATTGCCCACGCCCCCGCTGCCCTCTCCACCGTCTCACAG GTGAGCTACGGCACGACTCACTACGCCCCTGCAGTGGCTAAGGTGGCCGCCCCCGTGGCAGTCGCCGCCCCCGCcatcgccgccgcccccgccatcgcTGCCGCCCCCGCCATCGGCCTGGGCTACGGTTACGGACACGGCTTGGGCTACGGACACGGTCTCGGTCTGGGatacgccgccgccgcccccgccgtcagCCTGGGATACGGAGGATACGGACACGGTCTGAGCCTCGGCTACGGACACCATTAG